Proteins co-encoded in one Lynx canadensis isolate LIC74 chromosome C1, mLynCan4.pri.v2, whole genome shotgun sequence genomic window:
- the NXPH2 gene encoding neurexophilin-2, translating to MYSFEENIPGVKPNELYQRESELEEELFCESKKVVHATEGLDWEDKDAPGTLVGNVVHSRIINPLRLFVKQSPVPKPGHLAYADSMENFWDWLANVTEVQEPLARTKRRPIVKTGKFKKMFGWGDFHSNIKTVKLNLLITGKIVDHGNGTFSVYFRHNSTGLGNVSVSLVPPSKVVEFEVSPQSTLETKESKSFNCRIEYEKTDRAKKTALCNFDPSKICYQEQTQSHVSWLCSKPFKVICIYIAFYSVDYKLVQKVCPDYNYHSETPYLSSG from the exons ATGTATTCATTTGAAGAAAACATTCCAGGGGTGAAGCCAAACGAGCTATACCAAAGGGAGAGTGAATTAGAAGAGGAG TTATTTTGTGAAAGTAAGAAGGTGGTGCATGCCACAGAGGGGCTGGATTGGGAAGACAAAGATGCTCCGGGGACATTGGTCGGAAACGTGGTGCACTCAAGGATCATCAATCCTCTGCGCCTGTTTGTTAAACAGTCTCCAGTCCCAAAGCCTGGACACTTGGCGTATGCGGACAGCATGGAAAACTTTTGGGATTGGCTGGCCAACGTCACCGAGGTTCAGGAGCCATTGGCAAGAACTAAACGGAGGCCGATAGTAAAAACGGGAAAATTTAAGAAGATGTTCGGATGGGGTGATTTCCATTCCAACATTAAAACTGTCAAACTCAACCTCCTCATCACAGGGAAAATTGTTGACCACGGAAATGGAACCTTCAGTGTTTATTTCCGACATAATTCCACAGGCCTGGGCAATGTTTCAGTGAGTTTGGTACCCCCCTCCAAGGTGGTGGAATTTGAAGTTTCCCCACAGTCTACCTTGGAGACCAAGGAGTCCAAATCTTTCAATTGTCGCATTGAATATGAAAAAACAGATCGGGCGAAGAAGACTGCCCTGTGCAACTTTGACCCCTCGAAGATCTGCTACCAGGAGCAGACTCAGAGCCATGTGTCTTGGTTGTGCTCCAAACCCTTCAAGGTCATTTGCATTTACATTGCCTTTTACAGTGTTGATTATAAACTTGTGCAGAAAGTCTGCCCTGACTACAATTACCATAGCGAGACTCCATACTTATCTTCTGGCTGA